The Tripterygium wilfordii isolate XIE 37 chromosome 17, ASM1340144v1, whole genome shotgun sequence genome has a window encoding:
- the LOC119982974 gene encoding uncharacterized protein LOC119982974, whose amino-acid sequence MTPAPRRPLTRASNRLRRSMQSSGFSGIVTIDDDDDEILASFMTSLEEDVSGYVAENNQTVDGHGDGLDGELGDIGGDDGFLAGDRIEGEGEVDGGNTDYVMGDDPDFKEVYESENEDILLYEHDSDDEVRMKKGGNPKYNPKISIEQYVFELGMEFNSIKEFKEAIRSYAIDGGYQIHLTRNEKERCQAKCDIGYPWMIWCSKISGEKTFQIKTYERRHMCSRRMDNKQANSSWLALRLVDKVRGEPKVSAGNLVTFAKDNMSLDISRTHAYRAKKKALEIIDGKHQEQYGKLRSYMAEVLRTNVGSTCNILVDRNRHEDPAVFKRIYMCLAPLRDGFLAGCRPLIGLDGCFLKTSYGGQLLTTVSQDSCNG is encoded by the coding sequence ATGACACCTGCTCCAAGGAGACCACTGACTAGGGCAAGCAATAGATTGAGAAGATCAATGCAGAGTTCTGGATTTTCAGGTATAGTTacaattgatgatgatgatgatgagattcTGGCCTCATTCATGACTAGTTTGGAAGAAGATGTTAGTGGGTATGTCGCTGAAAACAACCAGACTGTTGATGGGCATGGTGATGGGTTAGATGGGGAATTGGGTGATATTGGAGGTGATGATGGTTTTCTTGCAGGTGATAGGATTGAAGGTGAGGGAGAAGTTGATGGGGGTAACACTGATTATGTTATGGGGGATGATCCAGATTTCAAAGAAGTGTATGAATCTGAAAATGAAGATATATTGTTGTATGAACATGACAGCGACGATGAAGTTAGGATGAAAAAGGGTGGAAATCCTAAATACAATCCAAAGATAAGTATTGAACAGTATGTTTTCGAACTTGGAATGGAGTTTAACTCAATTAAAGAGTTTAAGGAAGCTATTAGAAGTTACGCAATAGATGGGGGTTACCAAATTCATCTTACTAGGAATGAAAAAGAGCGTTGCCAAGCTAAATGTGATATTGGCTATCCATGGATGATATGGTGTTCCAAAATAAGTGGTGAGAAGACATTTCAGATAAAAACATATGAGAGGAGACATATGTGTAGTCGGAGGATGGATAATAAGCAAGCCAACAGCTCTTGGCTTGCACTTAGGTTAGTGGACAAAGTAAGGGGTGAACCAAAAGTGAGTGCAGGTAATCTGGTGACATTTGCAAAGGATAATATGTCTTTGGATATCTCAAGGACACATGCTTATAGAGCAAAGAAGAAAGCACTAGAAATCATCGATGGGAAGCATCAAGAACAATATGGTAAATTAAGAAGTTATATGGCTGAGGTTTTGAGGACTAATGTAGGCAGCACATGCAACATTCTAGTGGATAGGAATAGACATGAAGACCCTGCTGTGTTCAAAAGAATATACATGTGCTTGGCCCCTCTTAGAGATGGTTTTCTAGCTGGATGTAGACCTTTAATTGGTTTAGATGGCTGTTTTTTGAAAACATCATATGGAGGACAGCTCTTAACTACAGTTTCTCAAGATAGTTGCAATGGATAG